TGATACAACGGGGCTTGGAACAAACCTTTATTATTTATTGTTACCATGTTTAGTGGCTTTAGCTGGTGCGGATTTATTGGGTGAAGATCGGCGTAGTGGCTTAGATATATTTTCGCGAATAAGAGGAAATGATAAACAGTATTATTTTTCGAAGAGCATCGTTGCTTTTATTGCTGGAGGGGTAGTATTTTGTTTGCCTTTAATTATGGAACTTTGTGCATTAATGTTAGTGTACCCCTCTATACCACTTGATTATTTCGTAGCAGAAGTACCGGTTACATATGGCGCAATGTTTTCTAATATATTTTATAACAGTCCGCTTAAGTATGAGTTGATATTTCTTGTAATAGGCTTTGTTTACGGAGGGTTATTTGCTTTAATTGGAATTCTAGTGTCCTTTTTTAGTTCTAGTAAATATGTAATTTTATTGAGTCCACTAGCTATTTATTATGGTGTTTGGATTGTGTTTTCTTTGATTGGCTATCCAGAGTTTAGTCCGTTTGGTTTCTTAACTCCAAAGCAAGGTTACCCCTTAAATTTCCATATTATTTGGATAGAATTTCTACTTCTTTTAGTAGTGATAATTATGGGTATTATTTGGAGTGTGAAAAATGAAAAATCATAATTTAGTTCGGTTGAATTTTGATTTTGAAAGAAGAAAATATTTACTGCTTTTATTGATATTTGTTTTTATAATTGTATTCCGCTTGTTGTACACAAGAAATGTCGAGACAGATGTCCTTTACATTGTACAGAGTTCCGTATCAGTTGAAGTTCTATTTATAATTTTGAGCCCGTTCTGTTTATGGATGAATCAAATATTGTGTTTTCAACATAGGGAACTAGCTGTTGTTCGGATTAAGAACAAATATACACTTTGGAAAGTCAATGCAACTGTTATTTTGTGGAATGCCTTTTTGCTTGCAGTATTAACTAATGCCTTAAATTATGCAAATAGCGTTATTGTAATGAATTCCCAAATAGTACAAATTTACATTTATTCTTTTATATTATTTGGTTTAGGTTTAGTTCTTGTAGGTGTTTTACAGAATATACTACTTGTTGTTACAGGTAATAAGGCAATTGCTTTTTTTGTAGTATTTCTGGTATTTTTCTTTGATACTAGCACAATCAAATTGCAGCTAATTTCCAATCTGTTTATAGTGAACCCTAATGATCTTACTGATTTGCTGTCATTTGCTGGGCGAGTTTTCTGCTTGGTTGGTGGAATTATTGTTTTATTTTTAATAAGCTGGTTGCTTGCAGAGAAAAAAGATATGTTTCGAACCTCGAAAAAGAAGGTGCGTTAATATGTGGTTATTTTTTAAACGGGATATATTATGGTTTCTTCAAGGGAATAAATTGAAAATAATAGGCTTGGTAATACTTCTGGTATTAGCAATTTTGATAAGTGTTGTTAATACGAAAAATGCATCGGGTACGATAGCAGATGTTTTTCTAGCCTTTTTAAAACAAGAAAATGGAGCAGAAAATCCGCTTACGAGTAGCTTAAATTGGATTATCATTCAAAGTGTGCCGGTTTATCTATTTGGAAGTTACTTTTATAAGGAATTGTTTGCGCTAGAGGAGTTTATTACTATTCGCTTTAATAATAGGATACTCCCCTTTCTTTCCAAAATTTTACTAATCATTACGCTGATGTTGCTTTATTATTTAGTAATTATTGGATTAGTAGTGTTTATTAGTTTTCTTTTTGGCATTCGTTTGGATGTAGAGCCGACTGTATTGTTCATAGGTTTAAATATGCCACTTTATGAAATTGGGTTGTGCTTTTTTGTTGGTGGGCTAGCGCTTATCACGCTTCAATTGTTGCTTTCAATAATAATTAAGCCATTTTACGCTATCACAGCAGTGCTTGTCATTATTGTCACCAACTGTTTTATTACTAACTCTTGGATTATAGGAAGCGTTTCGAATGTTGCTGGATTTACCGATGTAAATAATTGGCTGTTATTAAGTATTCAATTGGCATATATTATTTTGGCGATGCTCATTGGCGGAAATATTTATCGAAAGACAGATTTATATAAACTAAACTAGGGAGAATATCGATGAATTATATAAAAGTTAATCATTTAACAAAAGTAATCAACAACCATACTGTTCTAGATGATATTGATTTTGAATTAAAGCAAGGTGGGATTTATTCGTTCATAGGTCATAATGGCTCTGGGAAAACGATGCTATTTAGGGCGCTGTGTGGATTTATTGCGCCAACAAGTGGTGAAGTTACAATTAATGGAGTTAATATTAGTAAAACTAAATCTTTTCCAGAAAAGACAGGGATTATTATTGAAACACCAGGATTTTTAGCTAATTATACAGGTTATAAAAATTTAGAATACTTGGCTTCTATTCGAAATAAAATAGGAGAAAAGGAGATACTTGCTGCGTTAGAAAAAGTTGGCCTTGCTGGAAAAGAGGATTTGAAAGTAAAAAAATATTCACTTGGAATGAGACAACGACTTGGCATTGCTCAAGCTATTATGGAAGATCCAGATTTACTAATATTTGATGAACCAACAAATTCACTAGATAAAGCTGGCAGTCAGAGTTTTATTGACTTGATTTTAGATTTAAAAGAAAAAGGAAAAACGATTCTATTAGCAAGCCATCATATTGCCGATATTGATGGAATATCAGATGAAATATTTGAAATGGAAGCAGGTCAGATAATAAATAGGAGAAAAGCATGAAAAAAATAATTGGCGGAGTCTTAATTGTTCTATTAATAGGCCTATTTGTTTGGCGCGTGTATGATGTAAATGCTAATTCTTTTTCATATGAAAATAAAACACACGCTGATCAGGAAAAATTTCAAATGGGAACTGCAACAGTTAGTTTTGGAAAAGCATTTGTTGTGAATGATGCTGATATAAATAAGTACGCGACAAAAGATTATTTTAAACAAGAAAATGATGCTCTTTTGCTTGTTCAACTAGAGTCTACAGAAAAAGATATTAGGATTTCTGATTTTCAGCTAGGGTATAAAGAATTTGTAACTTTGTCAGATACTACGGCGTCAAGTTATGAATTTGAAGATGGGGTATATAAACATTTGGTAGGGTTTAATATACCTAAAGAATTATTAGCAAGGAACAAGACATTCACCCTGGTTACTCCAAGTAAATATTGGAAGAACGGGGCAAGGGATGTTGTGGACATTAGTTTATAAAAAGTAACATGATTCAAACCGACAAAGTCATTTGGCTTTGTCGGTTTTTTTGTATACCAAAATAAAAATATACTTGAAAAATATCACATTTTCGCATAACCTTAATGTAGACATATCTTTTTACCTTCTAGACCGAAATCAAGGAGGTAGGCCAAGTGGTACAATTTGATGCTCGAAATATGGCGTTACTCGAATCGCTCGTCGTGGCGAATGTATATCTTGCACCTGAGAAGTTACAAGAAGAGCTAGGCATTTCCAAACGAACACTTCAATATGATGTGGAAAAAATTAATAAAGAATTAGATAATATAGGGCTTGATGGCATTCAATCTGTGCGAGGGCAAGGGTATTATTTATTAGAAGAAGAAAAATCAACAATGAAAGAAATCCTTGAAAATAGGGGAGCGAGCCACAAAGTTTTTTCAGCTAGTGAACGCCGCATCCGTATTTTATTTTTTCTGCTCGTAACAGATGCGCGAGTGATTATTGATACGATTAATGAATGCAATGAAGTCAGTCGTAACACCAGTTTGCAGGACATTAAACAATTAAAATTAGCGCTTAAACAGTTTAATTTAGAGCTTATCTATGATCGGAAAAATGGCAATATGGTTCTTGGTGATGAGCGTAGTATCCGCCAATTTTTCATTCATTACTGCATGAATAACGAAGAAATCGCGACCGCAGACCAGTTACTTGATTTGATGAAAATTAATCCGATGATAAAAAATCAGGAGCTATTTCCCAATTTGGATACGATTTTTGAAATTCTAGCTGTGACGGAGAAAAAAATCGGTATTCGTTATACAGATGAAGTTATTGAGCGGATTGGCATTATGATTTTCTTCTTTAAAGAGCGGATGAAGCGTGATTGTTATTTAAATGAGCAGGAAGAACATGAGGTGGAATCTTTTGATATTGCGCAGGAAATTTATGAGCAATTGCAGCAAACGGAGGATTTTTCAATCAACCATGCGGAAATTACTTATTTAGGTAAACTTTTGCTTGGGGCTAGTCGTTTGAATGATGATGCGGCCGCTACAGGAAAACTTGATATTATTGTTGAGAAAATTATTGCTGAATTTGAACGCCTTGCCTGTGTGAATTTTGAAGATCATCGCAATTTGAAAAAAGATTTATTGCTGCATTTACAGCCAGCTTATTATCGGCTTAAATTCCAAATCGAATGGATTAATCCGCTGCGTACAGATATTAAACAAAGTTATAGTGACGTTTACGAAATTACAAAAAAATCATTAGAACCGTTAGAAGAATTACTCGGTGAAACAATTCCGGAAGACGAAATAGCTTACGTGACGATTTTGTTCGGCGGCTATCTTTCGCGTAAAAATAATACGTTAGTTGAGCGCAAAAAGCTGTTAATTGTGTGCTCTAAAGGCGTTGGAACTTCGCGAATGATTGAACGTCAATTGTCGCAATTGCTCGGCGAACGGGTAGAAATTTTAGAGCCAATTTCGATTCGTGAGTTTGAAAAAGGGCTGTACGCGCCAGACTTTATCGTTTCTACATTGCCAATTATGGAACCGAAAGCGCCGGTTTTTATCGTGAGCCCGATTTTAACTGAAGCGCAAAAGCAGCAATTAATGAAGGCAATTGCGCCGCACATTTTACAAAAGGATTCAGACGCGCGCATGTTGTCGTCGGTGTTAGACGTGGTGGATCAATATGCCAAAGTGGAAGATCGTGAAAAATTGGCGGCTAAACTAAAATCGGTTTTATTCCAAGTGCAATCAGATAGCCAGCTAGAAAAATCACCAACACTTGAAGAACTTTTACCGAAAGAACGTATTACTTTTCAAGAAAGTGTGGCTGATTGGCGTGAAGCTATCCAAGTTGCCTCGAAATCGCTACAACAAGAAGGTTATATCTCGAGAAACTATCAGCATGCGATGATTGAAAATATTGAGAAACTAGGCCCATACATCGTCATTGCGCCGGGGATTGCCCTTCCGCATGCTTCGGTGGACGACGGGGCATATCGGGTTGGCATGAGCTTGCTAAGGCTGGATAAGCCAGTTTCATTTTCGAGTAAGGCGAAGGATCAAGTTAAATTAATTATTGTGCTCGCTTCCATTGACTCCTACACACATATTAATGCGCTGAGCCAGCTGACTAATTTGATTATGAAACATCACTTGCTTGAGCAGATTGAACAGGCAGAGTCAGCAGCAGAAATTGCCGCAATGTTAACAATAAAATAAGAGCTAAAGCCAGTGTGGTATTAAGTTGCCGCGCTGGCTTTTTTGTATGCCCGCTAACAACGAAATGTAACAGTCTATTCTTTGCACTTTCGAAAAGAAAGGAATTGGGCTTTTTTAAACAGAGGAGCTACAGCTATAATAAGAGTGTAAGTTATTGATAGCGCTATCAATCAGTTAGAAGGGATGAAGAGATATGTCTTTTTTGAATAAAGAGCTTGTGAATCTGCATGGAACAGCCAAAAACGCTGACGAAGCTATCGTGCAAGCTGGAGAATTATTAGTGAATGCAGGTTATGTGAGCGAGCAGTATGTAGAAAAAATGGTGGAATCTTATCATGAAAATGGTGCGTACTTTGTCATTGCACCTCAAATAGCAATTCCTCATGCAAGACCAACTGATGGTGTGGAAAACTCTGCAGTATCACTAGTCGTTCTAAAAGATGGTGTGAATTTCGGACACGCCGCAAATGATCCTGTGCGATTAGTATTCGGACTTGCAGCAACGTCAAGCGAGGCACATTTAAAAGTCATTCAAAAAATTGTCTCCTTGCTTAGTAACAGCGAGAACATTGAAAAAATGATTCATTCAGAAGATTATCAAGTAATTGGAGAATTAGTGGAGGGATAATAATGAAAATTTTAGCAGTGTGTGGACTTGGTCAAGGGACAAGCTTAATTTTACGAATGAATGTAGAAACAGTTTTGCGTGACATGGGAGTGGACGCAGATGTAGAGCACATTGATGTATCCGCTGCTCGCTCGATGAACGTTGATATTATCGTGACAAGCCAAGAACTAGCAGAAACGCTTGGAACAGATACAGGCGCCAAAGTAGTCATCGTCAACAACTATTTTGACAACGCCGAAATTAAAAATGCATTATCTGCAGCAATCAATAGTTAAATAAGACAAAAAAAGGTGGGAAAAAAATGGAGATTATTACGTGGATTGCCAATAACTTTTTTGGAACCCCAGCCATACTTTTAGGTTTTATCGTACTTCTCGGGTTACTTTTACAAAAGAAAAATTTAAGCCAAGTTATTAGCGGAACTTTTAAAGCTATTATCGGATTCTTAATTATCAACGCTGGTGCGGCTGTTATTACTGGTTCACTGGGCAGTTTCGAACCAATGTGGAAAGAGGTATTTGGACTAGAAACACCACCGCTTGCAGGGTTTTTAGGTCAAGAAGCCTTTAATGCAAAATTTGGTAGTGCGGTAACACTTGCGATGACACTTGGATTTTTAGTCAACGTATTATTAGCAAGATTTACCCCGTTTAAGTACATTTATTTAACTGGTCATATGATGTTCTGGACAACGACAATTTTTGCAGGGATTACTGTGCAAGCTGTCGGCGGAGATATTCCGTTCTGGGGGCTGGTGCTCTTCTTAGCAGTAATTATGGGGCTTTACTGGACACTCCAACCAGCAATTACACAACCATTTTTGCGTAAAATTACTGGGAACGATAATGTCGCATTAGGCCATACTTCATCCAGTGTAGCGATTCTATCCGCTTTACTAGGGAAAGTATTCGGAAATAAGAAAAATGATGCTGAACATATTAACTTACCGAAAAAATTAGAGTTCTTGCGTGACTCGAACGTTATTACAGCTCTTACAATGGGGATTCTGTTCGTAGTTGGTGCAGTAATCCTGATGGTGAAGAAAACACCGGGAGCAGAGAAATTAATCGCAGAAGCTGGAAATCAAAGCTTCATCGTATACTCGATCGTTCAGTCCTTTACGTTTGCAGCGGGTATCGCCATTGTCCTTGTGGGTGTGCGGATGTTTATCGGTGAAATCGTACCAGCCTTCAACGGTATTGCGACAAAACTTGTACCGGGTGCGAAACCAGCACTAGATGCGCCAATCGTTTATCCTTATGCACCAAACTCCGTAATCATCGGTTTCCTAGGAGCATTCATTGGAGCGATTATCTGGTTAGTTGTACTTGGAAATACAGTTGGTTACGTATTTGTGCCAACGATGATTGTTCTCTTCTTCCACGGAGCAGTTGCTGGGGTATTCGGTAACTCGACTGGTGGGATTAGAGGAGCGCTGATAGGTGGATTCTTAACAGCTACGGTTGTTGCTTGGGGTCAATATATTATGGTTACATTCTTTATCAATACGACGGTTCCAGATACAGCAATGTGGGCAGCCGACTCAGATATGTTTATCCTCGGACCAATTGTCAGCATGTTAGCGAAGTTATTCTTTTAAGTGAAATCTAAACCTCTTCCTTGTCTAGCATTCAAGAGGAAGAGGTTTTTTGAAAGGAAGTTTTAAAAATGAGTTTTATTCGTACTTTTTATGGAGATATTGCCCCAGATCAATTGGGCTTCACTTATTCACATGAGCATATTGTCTGCGTACCGGCTTACTGGCAAGAACGAGATGCTGACGATTTACTTTTAGATGATAAAGAAAAATCGCAGCTAGACGTACAAGATTTCGCAGACTTAGGCGGAAAAACGATTGTCGATGCGACCGCGGTTGATTACGGCAGACGCGTCCTTGATGTAGCGCAAATTTCCAAAGAAACCGGCATTCAAATCGTTGGGACAGCGGGATTTAACAAAAGTTTCTTATGGGATGGGAAAATTAAGCCGGAACTGAAACCAATCATCGGCGATTTTGAAACCTATTATGAATGGATTGAAAATACTTCAACGGAAAAACTAACGGAATTTGTCGTAAATGAAGTGGAAAATGGGCTTGAAGGAACGCCGTATAAGGCCGGTCAGGTGAAATTTGGAACGGGCTACAATATGATTACACCTTTAGAAGAAAAGACGATACGCGCGGTTGCAAGAGCACATCATGAAACCAAAGCACCGATTCATTCCCATACAGAAGCGGGAACGATGGCGCTCGAGCAAATCGAAATTTTAAAACAAGAAAATATCCCGTTAGAATATCTATCTATTGGGCATATGGACCGCAACCTCGACCCGTATTATCATAAGCAAGTTGCAAAAACAGGCGCATTCATGTCATTCGACGGCATTGCCAAAATTAAATACGCACCAGAAAGTGCTCGTATTGCCGCGATTCTATATTTAGTTTCGGAAGGGTTTGAAGATCAAATTCTAGTTAGTGGCGATACTGCGCGAAAAACATACTATAAACATTACGGTCACGGCCCAGGACTCGAATACATCGCCAAAAAATGGGTGCCACGCTTTATCGATGAAGCAAACGAAAAAGGCTTTGACGGAGAGAAATTAGTCAAAAAATTCTTCGTGGATAACCCAGCTAGATGCTTTACATTTAAAAAATAGGAGGCGAAATCTGTGTTATATGCAGATGAAAATTCATTTGATATTGGCGCGAAAATCACGAAAACAAAACCAGTCATTTTGCCAATAGGAGCGGTTGAAGCGCACGGACCACATTTGCCACTAGGGACAGACAATATTTTAGCGTCAGAATATTCTGCGAAAATAGCGGCGGAAACAGACGGATTCGTGCTTCCGATATTACCGTACGGCCAAGTTTGGAGCTTGCAAGATTTTCCGGGAAGTTTGACATTATCGAATGAAACGGTCACCAAAGTAGTCGTGGAAATCGGTGAAAGTCTTTATAAACAAGGGTTCCGGCTGTTTGTGCCAGTGAGTGGACACCTTGGAAATATGGCGGCACTCAAAGATGCGGCGCGCGAACTATATGCCAAATACCCCGATATGATTATCCTGCACATTTTTTACCCGAATATCCAAAAATTAGCAATGGATGTGCGCGAAGGAACAGCCAATCACCATACGTACATTCATGCTTGTGAAATTGAAACATCACTCATGCTCTATTTATCCCCAGAAAATGCAGATATGAGTCGTGCGATTGATGATCCGCCAGTTTTACCAATTGATGCGGATTTCACCCCAACACCATGGCAAAACTTCACCAAGACAGCAGTTTTAGGAGAAGCAACTTTAGCGACGGCAGAAAAAGGCGAATACTTGATTGAAAAAACGTTAAAAACATGTGTGGAGTTGATAAAGCTTGAACAAGAAAAAATTCGAAAGTCTACCAAAATGGAATAATTTTGCGCTATTTAATTTTTTAGCGAAAGATAAGGAAAATAGCCGAGAAGTCATGGAAGCGGCGCATGGTTTCGCAGTACCGGGAATCGTCGCAACGAACTATGAAACAGCCGAAGAAGCGGCCGTTGTGATTAAAGAACTACAAACTACAGCGGCGGTCGTGAGTGTGGGTCTTGGTGGTGGCGGGGACTGGCAAAACTGGCGCGATGTGCTTCATATCGCCCGCCTTGCTTCAAACAGCCATATCAACCAACCAATCGAAACAGCGGGATTAACAAATGACTTGCTCCCAGAAACTTTCACTAATGCGCTCGTTCGACCAACCGGAAAAGTCGGTATCGTTCGTTTATCTTCCGGCGACGAAATCACGGCCGAAGAAGCTGTCAATTACTGCCTATCTGCCAACATCCCATCGATTAAATTTATGAGCATCGAAGGCACAAAATATTTAGACGAACTAGTTTATTTAACAAAAATCGCGGCCGAGAAAGGCATTTACGGTATTGAGCCAGCTGGTGGAATTGGGGCCGATAACATCCTTGAAATAACAACCGCCATCAAATCAACCGGTATTCCATTCTACATGCCGCACATTTTCGGCAAAACAATTGATAAAGCAACAGGTCGGACGAAGCCAGAAGAAATTGAGAAAATTTTTGCCGCATTGGAGGGGAAATAAATGATTAATAACTACATCGATATTACGGTGCGCTTATTAGAAAATATTCTTGATAATGAAGCGGATTACGTAAAAGAAGCAGGAGCCAAAGTTGCCGAGTCTATCGAAAACGATGGTGTTATCCATTTGTTTGGCTGCGGTCACTCCCATATTTTAACAGAAGAAGTATTTTATAGAGCAGGCGGATTAGCGGCAATTCATCCAATTTTACATGAACCGTTAATGCTCCACGAAGGTGCCGCGGCGTCTTCCGTACTCGAACGCAAAAATGATTATGCGAAGACGTTTATGGCGGAGGAGGATATTCGCCCGGGTGATGTTATGATTGTGTTATCAACATCGGGTCGCAATCCCGTACCAATTGATGTTGCGGAAATCGCCCGTGAAAAAGGTGCCTTTGTCATCGTGATTACCTCGCTGCAATATTCAGCCAGCCAAAAATCACGCCACGTATCTGGCAAAAGACTATCCGATACAGGTGATATTGTAATTGATAATGGTGCTGTTAAAGGCGACGCAGTACTAAAATCCGCGAACTTTGATATCGCATTCGCCCCAACATCAACCGTAACTGGCGCAGTCATCTTGCAATCTATTTTTGCAGAAGCGATTGAAAAAATGGTAAACGATAATTATACGCCACCAGTATTTATTAGCGGAAATGTCGAAAACGCCGATGCGCATAACCAAGCACTTGTTGATAAATATAACGAACGTATTCCGCTTCTTGGAATGAATTTATAAAAGTAGCTGCCTTAGGGATTTTGTTTCCCTAGGGTTTTTTTAGTATAATAAAGATATTAAGGACTTTGGAGGAATTCGATGCTTACAACGAGAAAAGCATTATATTATTTAGACAAAGGAAAAACAAAAGATGCTATTCGCTTACTTGAAACTTGTTGGAATCAAGAAGTGACAGTCGAAAATAGAAGAGATATATTTTCAGCGACTGTATTGCTCAGTGACGTGTTATACCAAAGAGGCGAACGTTTCCCAGAAATCTATCAACATCTAATGTCGATTTTAGAAGACATGCAAGATCTGGAAGCAGTTGATTTTGAACGCGAAAAAGCGACGCAGATTTTAGCTGAATTAGATGAATATTTTAGTGAAGTAGGCACATTTTTCCAAGATCATAGTTTAACCGAGCTTTGGGTGAAATCCGATTATAAAAATGACTATAATGATGTGTATCCAACACGACAAAGAGTGGCTGACATCGAAGCAGAACTTGGGCATAAGTTGCCTGAATCATATATCTACTTAATGCGTCATACCCAAAACGGAGGGATAGTATCAACGGATTCTGTACCTACGACAGAGCCAAGTTCATGGGCAGAGAATTGTGTAGCTATTACTGGAATCATGGGAATAGGGAATCGTGGAATTTCTACATTGAATGGATCATTCAATACAAAATTTTGGATGGAAGAGTGGGGTTATCCTGACGTTGGTTTAGCCATTGCTGATTGTCCTTCTGCCGGTCACGATATGGTTTTCTTAGATTACCGAGAATGCGGCAAAACAGGCGAGCCAACAGTTGTTCACATTGATCAAGAAGGTGATTATAAGATAATTAAGCTAGCGGATAATTTTGAAGCGTTCATTATGAGTTTGTATATAGAAGAATATTAATCCAAAAAATGGAAAAGGAGTGCGGCCGATGGATCCAGCATATGTATTTGATAGCGAGCAAGCAACGAAATTATTAATGAAGAATTACGAGTTAGTAAAAACAAGTGGTGTCAGTTTTATTGATAAACGAATTCGGTTTCTAATCGCTCGTCTGTTTGCAGGAAACAATGAAGTCGTGAGTCCAGAGAAATTCAATACACTAAACAAAGAATTTAAGCGACAACTTGGTATGTTTACAGCGCTAAATGGAAATGTCCGCGCCTCACTTGTAGGCTTGTTGATGGCAAGTGACAACGCTAGCTCAGACAGTGTTCGGCAAGTGATTTCAAACTATAACATGTTAATTCAAGCGGGATTTCAACGCACAGAATACACTTATTTTGCAGCTTACTTATTACTAGAATCGGAAAATCCAACAGTAACAGCTCAAAAAGCGAAAACCATCCACCAACTTTTCAAAAAAGACCACCCATTTTTAACCAAAAGTGAAGACGTGACAACGGCCGTTTTCTTAGCCAACCTACCTGAAGAAAACACTGGAAAATTGGCGGAAGTAACAGAATACTATTTCCAAGAGTTTGCCGCGAAAGGCTTCCGAAAAAATGACAGCCTACAATTTTTAGCAACAACAGGAACCCTTTTATACGGCGAAAAAGACAGCAAATTTATTCGACGAGTAGATAACA
This genomic stretch from Listeria swaminathanii harbors:
- a CDS encoding DUF4003 family protein, which codes for MDPAYVFDSEQATKLLMKNYELVKTSGVSFIDKRIRFLIARLFAGNNEVVSPEKFNTLNKEFKRQLGMFTALNGNVRASLVGLLMASDNASSDSVRQVISNYNMLIQAGFQRTEYTYFAAYLLLESENPTVTAQKAKTIHQLFKKDHPFLTKSEDVTTAVFLANLPEENTGKLAEVTEYYFQEFAAKGFRKNDSLQFLATTGTLLYGEKDSKFIRRVDNIVEELRQKGVKIKPLHYSSIGILAFVMDGRKIDSGLVNLIDELGQQPGLRFGREFVTALAISLYTEKQSGQMSKEQLEGLMVNVHILIAMEQAVAVSAAAAASAAAASS